The following proteins are co-located in the Thermus sp. LT1-2-5 genome:
- a CDS encoding ABC transporter substrate-binding protein: MLRALLFLAAFFGLSIAQGPITLQYWHINTEAFGLPAVRELIRIFEQRNPGIKVEERFHANAYTGLLQNLQAALAAGTPPDVAQIGYLYTRYVAANFPYVPISDLAKRYNGERHLRRFAPNVLALGQVGGVQVGMPYSLSNIVTYYNADLVRRAGLNPDRPPSTWEGWRRAAQQIKARTGKTGLYLILLDDNWAIEALIRSNGGTLLRCEAGFYRSGIDSKEAIEALSLWAGLVKDGLALGVPLQQGEQAFLAGETGAFMTTIARRAGLQQQTQGRFELRGARFPTFGGKKPALPAGGNVLMVFSRDPRKQEAAWKFIEFLTSPEGFTIWTKGTGYVPLLPEITRDPRYLKDFMEQNPIQRIAVEQLPFTVPWTSFPGPNGLAASQALFRAVQRALAGQATPEVALKDAAQEINRLIGSERCNE, from the coding sequence GTGTTGCGAGCCCTGCTGTTTCTCGCAGCCTTCTTCGGGCTATCCATAGCTCAGGGACCCATTACCCTGCAGTACTGGCATATCAATACCGAAGCTTTTGGCTTACCAGCTGTACGTGAGCTCATCCGTATTTTTGAGCAACGCAACCCCGGGATTAAGGTTGAGGAGCGGTTCCATGCCAACGCCTACACGGGTTTGCTCCAGAACCTGCAAGCCGCCCTAGCCGCCGGAACCCCCCCGGATGTGGCTCAGATTGGCTATCTCTACACCCGCTACGTCGCTGCCAATTTCCCCTACGTTCCCATTAGCGACCTGGCCAAGCGCTACAACGGAGAACGCCACCTGCGCCGCTTTGCTCCCAACGTGTTGGCCTTGGGCCAGGTGGGCGGGGTACAGGTAGGTATGCCGTATTCCCTTTCTAACATCGTAACCTACTACAACGCTGATCTCGTTCGCCGGGCCGGTCTAAACCCCGACAGGCCCCCGAGCACCTGGGAGGGTTGGCGTCGGGCTGCCCAGCAGATAAAGGCGCGCACGGGCAAGACCGGTCTCTATCTGATCCTCTTGGACGATAACTGGGCGATCGAGGCGCTTATCCGTTCCAACGGAGGCACCCTACTACGTTGTGAGGCGGGATTTTACCGTTCGGGCATCGATAGCAAGGAAGCGATAGAGGCCCTCTCCCTTTGGGCAGGGCTGGTAAAGGATGGGCTCGCCCTCGGCGTACCCCTCCAGCAGGGAGAACAGGCTTTCCTGGCAGGGGAGACAGGGGCGTTCATGACCACCATCGCTCGCCGGGCTGGTTTGCAGCAGCAGACCCAAGGCCGCTTTGAGCTGCGAGGGGCGCGGTTCCCCACCTTCGGGGGCAAGAAGCCCGCGCTACCCGCCGGGGGCAACGTGCTCATGGTCTTTAGCCGCGACCCTAGGAAGCAGGAGGCCGCATGGAAATTCATCGAGTTCCTCACCTCTCCCGAGGGCTTCACCATCTGGACCAAAGGCACCGGTTATGTTCCCCTCCTGCCAGAGATTACCCGTGACCCCCGCTACCTTAAGGACTTCATGGAGCAGAATCCCATCCAGCGCATCGCGGTGGAGCAGCTTCCCTTCACTGTCCCTTGGACCAGCTTCCCCGGCCCTAATGGGTTGGCCGCCAGCCAAGCCCTTTTCCGCGCCGTGCAGCGCGCCCTGGCTGGACAGGCCACCCCGGAGGTGGCCCTCAAGGATGCGGCTCAGGAAATCAATCGGCTCATTGGGAGCGAGCGGTGCAACGAGTAG
- a CDS encoding sugar ABC transporter permease — MSLYEWNLVSPQARFVGLGNYQALLRDPLFGQLLQQSLLYMALAALGNFLLPFALALLTLQTAGRWAELYQSLLFTPTAVAVSVASLVWIYLYLPAAGPLAKAFNAVGLPAPNFLSDPQFALYAVSLVANWKFLGFHYLIALAGLKALPKEVLEAARVDGAVGWTFLYRVLVPLLSPTLVFLFLSALASALDYAFVPIDVMTQGGPFGRSSNLMYAVYQEAFRYFRAGMAAALAVLLTLGMAFLIVGQVRLLEGRRTYG, encoded by the coding sequence TTGAGCCTGTACGAGTGGAACCTGGTAAGCCCCCAAGCTCGCTTCGTGGGCCTGGGGAACTACCAGGCTTTGCTTCGGGACCCCCTCTTCGGCCAACTTCTGCAGCAGAGCTTGCTATACATGGCCCTGGCTGCCCTAGGCAACTTTCTCCTTCCTTTTGCCCTGGCCCTCCTTACCCTCCAGACGGCGGGACGCTGGGCCGAGCTGTACCAGAGTCTGCTGTTCACCCCTACGGCGGTGGCGGTTTCCGTTGCGTCTTTGGTCTGGATCTACCTTTATCTTCCCGCTGCGGGACCTCTCGCCAAGGCTTTCAACGCCGTGGGCTTGCCGGCCCCAAACTTCCTGAGTGACCCTCAGTTCGCCCTTTATGCGGTGAGTTTGGTGGCCAACTGGAAGTTCCTGGGCTTTCACTACCTGATCGCTCTGGCCGGCCTGAAGGCTTTGCCCAAGGAGGTGCTGGAGGCTGCCAGGGTAGACGGGGCAGTAGGCTGGACCTTCCTCTACCGGGTATTGGTGCCCCTTCTCTCCCCCACCCTGGTTTTTCTTTTCCTTAGCGCCCTGGCCAGCGCCCTGGACTATGCCTTTGTCCCGATAGACGTGATGACCCAAGGTGGCCCCTTCGGCCGGAGCAGCAATCTCATGTACGCGGTCTACCAGGAAGCCTTCCGCTACTTCCGCGCCGGAATGGCCGCCGCCTTGGCGGTGCTCCTGACGCTGGGAATGGCCTTCCTCATCGTAGGCCAGGTCCGCCTGTTGGAGGGAAGAAGGACCTATGGCTAG
- a CDS encoding carbohydrate ABC transporter permease, producing MARKLLSHLLLWLAVGVCFLPLLYQLGLSLVPPERLFASPWPFTLPLTLENYRVVLEKLPFTRYVLNSLVFALGSTVGQLVLGLLAGYAFAFRRFALAELLFALFVASMVVPFVVTYLPNYLLLAQLGLLNTHLGLILPMLTAGYATFLLRQRFVSFPREILEAAFVDGASTLQIIWRVLAPANRATLVALFITLFIGAWNQFVWPMLVASRPDMYVLTVAVQRFAGGEGANAWGPLMAASVLATLPALLLYLAFRRWILETLLEGGVRF from the coding sequence ATGGCTAGGAAGCTTTTGTCCCACCTCTTGCTCTGGCTTGCTGTTGGGGTCTGCTTCCTGCCGCTTCTCTACCAGCTGGGCCTCAGCCTGGTGCCTCCCGAGCGGCTCTTCGCCTCCCCTTGGCCTTTTACCTTGCCCCTTACCCTGGAGAACTATCGGGTGGTGCTGGAGAAGCTACCCTTTACCCGCTACGTCCTTAACAGCTTGGTTTTTGCCCTGGGGAGCACTGTGGGCCAACTCGTCCTGGGCCTGCTCGCAGGCTACGCCTTTGCCTTCCGGCGCTTTGCCCTCGCAGAGCTCCTGTTTGCCCTCTTCGTAGCCAGCATGGTGGTGCCTTTTGTGGTTACGTATCTACCCAACTACCTGCTGCTGGCCCAACTAGGGCTGCTCAACACTCACCTGGGCCTAATCCTGCCCATGCTCACCGCGGGCTACGCAACTTTCCTCTTGCGGCAGCGTTTCGTGAGCTTTCCTAGGGAGATCCTCGAAGCGGCCTTTGTGGATGGGGCCAGCACCCTCCAAATCATTTGGCGGGTGCTGGCGCCGGCCAATCGGGCTACTTTGGTAGCCCTTTTCATTACCCTATTCATCGGGGCTTGGAATCAGTTCGTGTGGCCCATGCTGGTGGCCAGCAGGCCTGACATGTATGTCCTTACCGTGGCCGTGCAGCGCTTCGCCGGCGGGGAAGGGGCCAACGCCTGGGGTCCTCTAATGGCCGCCTCGGTGCTGGCTACCTTGCCCGCCTTGCTCCTCTATTTGGCCTTCCGCAGGTGGATTCTGGAAACCTTACTGGAGGGAGGTGTGCGGTTTTGA